The region AACACGCCCACAAGCGGCAGCACGCGCTAATCCCTTGAAAATGAGCATTACAAAAAGTACCCCTTATTTTTGATCCACcttcgtaataataataattttaagcACTAATTAAGTTGGTGACATTTATTTCGTGACTAAACAGGGTGCCTAAAGACCTTCAGAAATGTATTCGTCATGTGCACTTGCGGTACCATGTGCACAAGAAAGTGTGTCCAGTGTCATTTGATAACTTCGTCAAATTACCCGAGTGTGCTCTAAATTTGCATTGCGGCAATCAAAATAGGAAAGTTCAACAAATCTGCTTCCCAAGCTGGTGCAGCGCAGAAAGGGCAGTTGAAGGTGGTCTTAGTATAGGCCCTCTGGACGTGGAGGAGTTCTGTACGCTGGCAGTTGAGACATTGTGTCTTAACTGAAAGGCACCCACAAGAGCACTTCTTAAACATGGAACACGAGAACTTGCGCTGATGCCGCAGTGGGTAGCGAACCTCTACACAATCAAAGGCAACTTACTTAGGAGCTGCGGACTCCGTTTAAACAATCCCGTGTACGTCGCTTCATGTTTTTTAAAGAGCGGTAGCGGTGCACTAGTTACACCCGCTTGCTCGTGAGAACACTTTGGAACAGCGAAGGTGTCTACATTTGAGTGACAACCATTGTATTTGACTCGTCCGTGGAGCTTCAATCTACGATGAGAACTGTTATTATACCGATCTGATATTAAACCTATCTTTGTGAATGTGAAAAGAAACGGGTGGTAAAACACTCTCTACGCAACTGCTCTTCCATTGAAGGGTAAATAGATGTCTGTTGCATTGTCATAAGTATAGTTTAGGCAGCAAGCCATTTTGAGACAGCAAGGCTCTAGCTTCCTTTGTCCGCAACCCCAAGAGACAAGACACTGTGCTGGTTTGTAAGGTCCTTAGGTCACAGATGGTTAGTCAGATTGGTTGTCGGGTTGGGTGCGTGATGTAGCCGTCACGAGTCTGTGCAATGCCTGCAcattttatctttcttttttttttctttcccccttttttcttCGTTATCCATTCTACGCTTTATTCACCTTCCCCACTACAGGCTAGCCAACCGGACCCAAACTTTTCCGCATCTCTTCCTGTTCTGCTGTAAATAGGTGGACGTTTAAAAATACCCCGGCTACACCATTTAGATCAGTTATGCTATGAAAAATCAAAATGGGTAAAATTGTCCCTTCTCTTGCCTTTCTTTCACAAGGCAGTGTGTACAGTAACCTAAAGCTACTCCAATATGTTTTTATTATAATctcttgacgtcaaatttacgtaatcacCGACGCAGGCGTCAGCCGGTGACTCACAGTGTGGTTTGAAGCAGGCCAATGAAACGCTTTtttcgtttataggaggtcacttttgtttgctttcaaagcaaataACATAACCTTACTTGACATGTTTTTCTTACCTAATTGGCTGACCAGAGTCGAGGAGCACGCAGAAAGGGAGAGGGCTTTTATGGGTGTAAGGCtggcgcagtgaaagtagataacctgatgaagGTGGTGGTGCCAGCGTCTGCGACTGGCCCGCTTCTTCATACTTCGCTTTCTATGTCTGATATAAAATGTATATAGAAAGCtcaaacggatcctcagcaaagaaaCTTTGGCATAGCAATGTCGTGTGCGTGCTGAAAGGGCTCGACAGCGTTACACTGCCACGCAAAAATTTTATTATACGCAAGTAAATCTATTTtgcccggcagctccgagtagccagtgccagagcgatcggcgagcagccatcttctactcatttcggaacggggcaatctccggctattccgaaagaaaattaagttttgttcggcatattaatgcatctttaatgcgtgcACGTTAATTTGACGCcgtgagttttcacggttttgtgacgtcgcgtgacagacaggcgaagtgggcgcagcctgaGAACTTTTCACCTATTGCGGAGGGCTCATGGGGAAAAAGGCGTAGAATTGGaaatttctatttttattttgttcCGTCTAATCATGCAtcatcagtgtgtacacgtcatatcagatgagaatcgagctatcacggttttctgacgtcgcgtgacaaacaagcgaaggggggagggggggggctgcGGCTCGAAAAAAATTCGCCAATCGTgtagggctgattgcagaaatgaaatagaaaagtttggaatagctttacgttatagcgcatAAGATATTGGAAAGATCACCACAATgattctttgttctttctttggcGATGTAATGCATATACATCCGCTTGTTTTAAGAAAGCTTCCCTGCTCCTTCATTATGCTACGCGTTATTGGAATGCGCATGCGTCGTTTTGTCTGTCTTCGACAACGTTTTATTGGAAGTTAGTTGCAAGTCCAGCGCCCTACCTTCAACTTAGGTTTGTTATTTCTTTCGGTTTTCCTTTTCCCTTTTCGGTTCGCTGGTATTCCCTTGATCAGAACTATCTACTAACTTGCCTAGCAAGCTACCCTCAATGATAATGCTGTTTTAGCCTTGTCCTATATAAACGAGCGACAAATACGGGCGTGTTCATGTACCGACAAACAATAAAGTCCGTTAGAGTGCGCCATCTATCCATGCATCTTTTACCGACTGATTGTTACGTCACCCTTCAAAGGTTTCAAAGTATGCGCGTCGCTTGCGATCATCGCCTCGGCGCTGCGAAGAGGTCTCGAATCATCGCGTCTGCGGCGTTGAAGGGGAAGACCCCGCGGGTGTTTTTCATCGCCGTTCCACGGCGTTCTTGACCCGCCTTGTTTCGCGGCGTACGCAGCTAAGGGCCTCGCCGCCGCATTTGTGGAGGTCTTCCCGCTCCCGCAACACATTACATCACCGGCTTTTCTGTTGGCCGTCCCACATTCTTCGCGCCGCTGCCGCCGATAACTCGCGTGTTCTAAGGACCTCGCCGGCTTTTGACACCACGTAATTCGGCGATTGCCCGTTCTGAAGGCGACGTTTGAAAAGTGCGTTGCGGTAATGTGCGTGCgtgggtgtttctttttttccgggTCTTCGCCCCCCCCAAATGTGATCAGCGTAACATACTCCGAGCTTCCTTGAACGGCGTTTAGTGTACGTTTCCTGGAGGTGAAAACGATGAATGACTGCTTTCGACATTCAACTGGACGACGTGTACGTAACTAAAAGGCATTTACATCAAAGGTTAATTACACAATCTATGGTTACCCAGCTTCATGCCCTCAAAACGTGGCCAACACTAACCTACTTCTGGTTGGATATGTTCTTTACGTATACGTAGCGGCAATATTATGGAAGTAGCGCTTACTGCAGGACAAAAGATTCCGCCTTGTGAAAAagagagacaaaaataaaaatagtttggTTCTCACATTTTTATTTAACAATCACACTTCGTTCCGTAAATAGGAACAAAACACCCCCTAACACGAGTTTATTTTTTTCAGCTTAagtagattaaaaagaaaccaCACATCGTGATTGTCGATGACACTTTCGTTAAGctggcagaaaagaaaaaaaaatctgtacaaTTCGAGGAGAGTTAAAGCAGCAAAATATTCAgcgcacattttttttaaaactttttcATTGTCCTTTTCAAGACCAAATTCCTTAGCTGAGGAGAACACACCTTCGCGAATTAATTTAGCGGCCGAACTCCATGTACTGAATTGCTGAAGCAAGCACGAAAAGTCAGTTTGACAATCACGCAGTCGTGGTCGATGACGCAGCGGTAGTCGTCGCTGCTGGCGTCGTCTCTACCTTTGAAGCGGTGGAGGACTCTTCATTCGCAGCAGCTGCGGTAGTAGCTGCCGGGGCTGAGCTGGACTCTGTCGATCCATTCGTCGAAGACGGCATTGCCACGTCGCTCATAGCTGCTGCTGCCGGAGCCCCTGCCATGGTCGTTGCCATAGTTTCAGCGGTTTGGGATGAAGCCATCTCTGTCGGCATGGAAACTTCGACGCTAGCCTTGTCCGCGGACTCCATCGCCTCGGCGACCGCGGCCGCAGTCGTCGGCTGAGCGTCCGAGACGGCTGGTGTTACAGTGGAAGGAGCGGCGTCACTCGTCTTTTGAGCTTCCGTGCTGCTTTCGCTCTGAGGAGCCACCTGCGTGCTGCTCTTTGTCTCCTCTTCTTGTGCGGCTGCTCGCGCGGCCACTTCCGTCGCTGCAACGGTGGAACTATCGGTCGAAGCCGGGGCTGCGGTGCTAGCGACGGTTGTCGTCACCGACGCTTTTTCTTCGGTGTTCTCCTTCTTGGTCTCCGGGACCTGGGTGGTCACCGGCACTCCGGTTTCAGAGCGGCCTTCGGTGTCGGCTGCCTTCTCGACAGCTGGTGCCGCCGCATCGACGACAGCTTTGGGTGCTTCCACTTTGGTTTCGTTCACGGTTGACGCGGCCTGAACGGGTTCTGAGGGCTCGGCCTTGACTTCAGCACTCGCAGGTGATCCCGTGGTGCTGGCAGGACTCGATGGCGGGGCGTTTTCTGTTGTTGCTGTGACGGCGACTGGTGTCTCGCTGTGGGCTTCGACGGCAGCGTGAGCAGTGACGGCGGCGGCCGCCGCTTCGGTGCTTACGGATGATGCCTCGGTCGAAGCCTGCGAGCTCGGACTTGCCGTGGCCTCCTGAGGGTTGCTTGCGCTGGTGGTGGTTGACTCAGCGGGTGCCGATGCCGACGTATCCTTGCTCTGAGCTTCCATGGTCGGAGCGTCTTCCCTGAATTCCGCGACCGGAACTGGTGACGTCTCCGATGCCTTCTCCATTGCCTCGGCAACGACCGCGGGGGTCGTCACTGGCGATGAGTTTGTGCTCTGAAAAATATGCAACAAGcccaagaagaaaacaaaatgaataaAATGTGATGAATGAATTACGTCTTTGGGGGTTTTCGTTTAACCAAGCAGTTCAATGCTCGTAAATTAAATTTAACTGAAACATACGGACGCTCAATGTAATAGTAGAATCGCTTCGTCAATAGCGACGTTACGTTTTCCAAGCCGCAATAGATGCGTCATCGAACTTTCTGCTAGCAACGACAATGATGATACCGTGGCACAATCATTGAGTGGCGAAGCAGCTGCGAGCCAGAAGGTCACGTGCTATATATGCTGCCCACCATTCCTGAAAAGACGAGCGGGATAGGAATTCACGCTATTGCGTCCTTCGGCCGCCAGGAAACTCCTTATAAGCGATGACCGCGCTTATTCGTGTACATAAATGACGCATCAATACCCTGGATACGACCTTACACTCTACACAGTGCGCGACCCCAGACGCGAGCGCGATGAACATACGATCATTATTATATTCCAGGTCGTGTTACTTCAGTGTTTGGGGGGAAACGTTTTCTTATGCGACTATGTGATCATCTCCTTGCTTGTCTTGATCATAATCGTCGGGCGAAGGTGCGCGCTGGGTGTCTTTGATCAGACTCAgcgggcgggcgcgcgcgtgCATGCTCACGACCGACGGTGGCCATTGTTGCTTCCTGCTTGCTTGCATGACAACGAGCTGCAGTAGGAACGTGCGTTATTCCGTCTTCTCCTTCCCTACCTGATCGCCCGATCGGCCTTCCGCTTCCTCCTGGCGAGCGGCCGTTGTGACTGAAGCCGGCCCGTCGGTGGCGGTTGTCGCTTCGCTCTTGCTTGGCTGTTCCGCCGTTGCCGTCGTGGACTTGGACTCGTCAGACCGCTCTGCGACGTGGGAACGGTTGTCATTAAAGCGAGACAAACGGTAGACAGTGGAAGGGCACGCACCAGCAAGGAATAGAATGAAGCATGATCGAAACAGACAAGCGAAGCTATAGTTGTATGCGTACTGCGTCGTTGGGAGGTCGACGACGCTACAGCGCTGAGGTCTATAGGCAAGGTGAGCCGGTGGGGCTGCCGCCACAGTGCCCTCGAGTGCTTAGGCTTAAGTTGTCTTCTACTAAAATCACAGAACCCATGAGTGGTGCTTATAACGCGTCGTCTTTCCTCCACATCTCGAGTTTAGAGCCTGGTGTAGCCGGGATAGGGATTTTAAGCACTAGACATCGATGTCTCTGCGGCACACCACCTGTATACATTACTTTTTGACCGCGTTGTAATTTAAAGCGTAGGCATGTGAGGTGGGTAGCAGTGTACTTCGGCTATTTTATTCTGATCTAATTTCTAGGGCAGTGAAGTAACTTATCCAACAAGTTTAAAAAGAGCGGTTAAATTACATCCGTAAAGATTACCTTTGAAACGAACAGTGTGATATGGTTGAAGCATCCGTAAGAAAACTTTGGAAATGTTGGGAACTTAGTAAAACAGCTCGCGCACACTTAAGTTAACAAAGATATGGGCGCCTGCATTTATGTTTCGCACTGAGTTGTACAGAGACGGAACCAAACGAGACAAAAGGTTCACTGGGTGATTAATACCTAAATTGGTAAACAGTGGTCAAACAAGAGAAACATTGGCCTGGAACTGGTGTTCTTACAAGGAAACTTGTATTTTCCCATTTTCGCAATGTTGGCTCCAAGTAGAGGATTTTCTTCTTTCGCCTCTGTTGATCCCTTCCTAATCTAAAGGTCTGAGATGATATAGAGATATTGAGAGCGGGGTTTTCGGCGCATTGTTGCCTTGGGATAGAAAACAGGCTAAACACGCAgggaatgaatatatatatatatatatatatatatatatatatatatatatatatatatatatatagagagagagagagagagagagagagagatagtgagAGAGATTTCTTGCACTTCATAACAATATACATGCTGTGCAGAGGTGAATGAACTAGGAGGAAGCCCTCTCCGCATAGTAAAATTTAAGTCGAGGTCTCAGTAGAGGAAGCATGCCAGATTTCTGGGCCGGTACTGCAGCCTTAAAGAAACACATCCAGAGGTTAAGTATTCGGCAATTCCCAGGCGAGAAGAACTTCCGAGGATGCTCCTGCTTTAGCTCAgtcatatacgtatatatatatatatatatatatatatatatatatatatatatatatatatataggtggatCGTTGTTTGTATGTTTAGAGGGAATCGAATTAAAGTTTAGCTGTACGGTAATGGAATGTTGTATTGAGTTCCGGTGCTTAGATGTAGCGCATGCTGTTTAATGCATGGGGAATGGAGCACATGTTATTCAACGTATGAAAAATACAATCAGCCAGTACAATTAATACAATCAGCCAGTACACTAATTAGGTGTAGTGGCAGTGCACGTCGCTCGACGCATAAAAATTGCGAGTTGTGCGCGTTGATTCGGGCAAGTGCCATCTCTTCCAGCCAGAAAACATAAAACAGTAGAAATAACACGAACAGGTGAGGATGAATTAGATTATTTACGTGAATTTACTTTATTAACTACAATCTTCTTCCTGTTCATCGGCTTCCACTATCAGCAGGGATTTACTTCCTACCTGTCCAATCTGGCTGTGCCCTATTATGTCAAATCAGCTTTTGCCTCAGCTGCCTATATATACTCTACAAAGCAGGTTCACTGCTCCTTTGGAGACCAGGACAAATGCCGTGTTGACACGATGAGAAAGCAGTCGTCTCGTTCCACACCACACAAATTGAGATGAAGTTCATGACAAGATCTGACTATACATAAGGCTAAAAGATGAAAATTTTCTCTACTTATCGGCTACTTGACCGCTATTGGAACCCAGGACAGACATTTGCTCACCCTCACGATTTTCGACCTAGGAACGATCAGGCTTACCTTCACTCGCCGCCGACACCACCGGTGAAGTCTCAGGACCAGAAGTGGCGgtcactctcacggacttgtctTCGTGGTCGGCTTCCATTGCTGCCATGGTTACCGTCCCAGCTGTCGACGCAGACTCCGAGGAAGAAGAAGGGCTCTCGGTTGAGGAGGACACCGCCACCGTGGACTCGGCGGAAGTGGCAGCTGTGGTGACGGATGGCGAGGCGGCTCCGACAGTGGATGCTGCTGCCTCGGTACCGCTCTGGACCTCCGCCTTGAAGACGGCGCTGCTGCTTTCGGACGGGGCGGCCGTGGGGCTAGGATCGGTGACGGCGTGGATACTGACTTGAGTCGAGGAGCCGACCAGTGTCATAACCGGCGCCGCGTGGGAGAGCGACCAGGTCAAGGTGGCGCACACCAGGAACGCCATTGTCGTTAGCTTGGCCGACCCCTAAAGACGACGGAAAGAGAAGAGGGCGTTGAAAGTCAGGGCATTAATGGGTGGTTCCAGTTCACTTACTTTCCTGCACACGAGAAAGTTTagaaggaatatatatatatatacgcgcgaTGAAGACCGTACTGCACCCACAACCGAATGGGTCGTGCATACTACCGTCACAATCTTTCATGCAAGCCCGATGAGTCAAAGCATAAGAGTACTGAACTTCACGCCTCCAATACTGCGCCTCATTGGAAGTGATAAAGTTGTTGGGAGGGTTCAAACAGAGAAATTGAATAGTGTAAGAAAGAAAACTTTTGAAAATAGTTGTATTCAAAAGTATTGTGAAGAGCACACAATCTACATCGATCCACTTTATACGGCCAAAAAGTTCGTTCATCGACTAAAAACTGAGAAATCGCCTCACCTTAATTGAATTCCTACAAGACAAATTTTTAGTAGCCTTAATTCTGCTATTCTTCACAGCTGACTTCTACCGGCTGTTCAAAGTACTGTAAAGCTGAACACGCTATAGGAGCTGCACTACAGAAACACGCGGAGCAGAAACTCCAGAAGCACCCGTTGTGACTTTTTAACAAGCTCATTAACGTTAGTGCGGGTATAGACACTGCTGCTGCATTACGTAATAGGGAAATGAAGTCGCAAGCTGCGGTTCTTCTACCAGCATCACGATGTTCATATTTAAGTAGGGTTGCATAAAATGTCGTTTGGCAATTTGTAATCAATCAGGGCAAAAAAGAATAGACTATATCAGGACTCAAAGAGTGCCAGAATATCGAGGTAAGTAGACAAATACGACGCAGTCGTACTGAGACAACACGGACGCAACCTCTCACAAGTTGTTTGAACTGTGTACTCGGAATACGACTGTGCACAAAAGTAACACTTGCTGCAATGACGACGACATTACTTGAGCGCGAAGCCAAAATGCGATATTATCGATTTTACAGACGACATGAACTTCGCTTCACTGACATCCTGCTGAACTCGAATCATCAACAGCATAATGCTGCTTCAGACCTTCGTCCAGCTGAGATGTTGTGACGCAGAATTAGCCGATTTCGACTCCAAAGAGTAGTGATCCCAGTGCGAAGGTAAATTTTGTACGAGAAGTTTCGCATATTCTTTTTTAATGGCCAGTCATACATTGTTTTCGGCATAGGGAATGAAAGTGGTAACTTGCGTGCACTGCCTCAACCTATACTTGAGGCAAGCAGGAAACAGAGCGAACAAGAACTACATGAAGTGACTATATTTGAAAACTCAGTGTCATGGCGCGAGTTCGGTTGACGCGGGACACAGATAATATAGAAAATCTTTCGGATAGGTATTTTTGCCACAGCGAAATTATTTAGGTCTGATGATTGTGAAGGTCAGGGGGAGTGGCTAGCGTTCGATAGACCAAAGTGGCTGTTTGCCTTGGGCCAGCGTGATCGAAGGGGAATACTTTGCGAACCAGCGTTTTGACCGAGCTCTTCATGAAGGGTGACTTAACTGCCTGGGCAATAAGTCCGAAATTTAATGAAGCAGATGAATGGATTTCATCATCACGCTTCAACAAtacatttgttgttgtttttctgcAAGCTCGATGACCAAGTGCTCCATAAGTTCGAAATAAGATCACAGCAAACTAGATGTTTGGAGCACATGCATTCTAATAAATTCCAGATTCAACCGGGAAAGCTGCGCTACATAAAGTGCAGCTTTCTTGCGCAGCTTTCCAGCTTTCAACATGCCTGCAAAAGTAAATCAAGTTTCGCAATGCTTGCTTTACGCTTTGCTTTCCTTGTATTTGTGGGGATGATTGTTCCAAACGAAAAGCTCTCAGTTAAATGTGTGATATACATTACTATAATATACAATACTAGTGGCGCAGGACCTGGGAGAGAAACCTGAACGTACATGCAAATCCGTTAACCAAACATAAATGTCGCCATTTATGTACATATGTAAGTGCAGAACGGAGCGTAACGAGCACTTATAATTGCCCAGTGGTAACTTTGTGAAACAGGTGCGTATACATGTATTGTTCATCTAGGTTGGACTTTCTCCAGTGTCATTTCAAATCCAATTAATGACGCCTATGGCACAGGGTAGACAAAATTTTATTTCCGGGTTTTTCTATAGACAGGAAAATACACCGCCATCGCAAAAGCTACGACTCGTCATCGTGTTACATGATGTGCCTCAGAATCAACTGCCACCTTTACGCCATCGACTTCAATGTTCATTCAAGGATTTCTCGTCTGGCACATCGCTCCTTCGAGCTATTGCAGTCAAAGCTTTCGTGTGGCTCTGTACGGAAGCCCTTTATCACTAGAAAACGCTGAATTCCTGCGGAACGTTTGTGTATAGtaagtataattttttttttggtgcgaATTTGTTCAAAGCGGAAATAAGAAACAGCGCTCGCTTAGAtcccacttttctttttcttccttcgaAACTGGTCGGAACAGCTTCATTTAGGACGTTTGCCTTGACGCGCCGAGGGCCAAACAGGGCGCCACGTGGAATGCTAGCACGCTTCTTATTTGCATGATGAATCACTAAGAGTGGTAAGCCAAGTGCTCGCTCCTTGAATGCAAGGATGAGGCCATCGTTACTAAGTCAGATCACAACCGCAGTAGGGCCAAATAATCTCGACTGTTTACTCGACGCTAGTTGCAGTGCGATTATTCTGCGTTATGGAAGGATAATAGTTAAGCTCATGGTTGCGTTATCAAGGCTTATTCTGAGGCCATAGGTAGCTGAGGTGATGCGATTAGAGGCGCATTACCAAGGGCACAGGTAataataagttatatatatatatatatatatatatatatatatatatatatatatatatatatatatatatatatatatagttacacTTGTATGGGCTACACCTGAGCACGTTGTTGATTTCGACTGTCTTATACAGGGTgacccagctaaaagtagccaatgttttaaaaacgaccgagcgtgctaggaggctcaaaccaactcagtggtgttgaggatcgcgtgtcctactctgcggtattttttttttcgttttgcaaagtcagttaattagtataaactaattgcctcactttttaaatattggcttcaccaagaaagtgctaATACGCAAGTTGTAGATCACAGTTAAAAAtagccgactgaagtgtttgcaactaagtaccattgatggagcttcttgtaattgccttataagaaagcccgcgaaatacaaaaacaaccacgtgatagcgccactatttcagcgctcccacaCGATAGATAAAAAAACGAAATCCGCATATCTGTACAACGGTTCAGGGACGGGCTTCGCGTTTCAGTtggccgcaaggtacgcgccagcaactcTCGATATAGTAAGATATGATCACGAACGAAAAGAATAACATGAtaattgcattttccttcccgatttACCAGTTGTGCGGTCAACATTTACTTAAGCCCgagcttcttttcttctttttttctttcttgccttgATTGTTCGTGC is a window of Dermacentor silvarum isolate Dsil-2018 chromosome 4, BIME_Dsil_1.4, whole genome shotgun sequence DNA encoding:
- the LOC119450121 gene encoding uncharacterized protein LOC119450121 produces the protein MGSAKLTTMAFLVCATLTWSLSHAAPVMTLVGSSTQVSIHAVTDPSPTAAPSESSSAVFKAEVQSGTEAAASTVGAASPSVTTAATSAESTVAVSSSTESPSSSSESASTAGTVTMAAMEADHEDKSVRVTATSGPETSPVVSAASEERSDESKSTTATAEQPSKSEATTATDGPASVTTAARQEEAEGRSGDQSTNSSPVTTPAVVAEAMEKASETSPVPVAEFREDAPTMEAQSKDTSASAPAESTTTSASNPQEATASPSSQASTEASSVSTEAAAAAVTAHAAVEAHSETPVAVTATTENAPPSSPASTTGSPASAEVKAEPSEPVQAASTVNETKVEAPKAVVDAAAPAVEKAADTEGRSETGVPVTTQVPETKKENTEEKASVTTTVASTAAPASTDSSTVAATEVAARAAAQEEETKSSTQVAPQSESSTEAQKTSDAAPSTVTPAVSDAQPTTAAAVAEAMESADKASVEVSMPTEMASSQTAETMATTMAGAPAAAAMSDVAMPSSTNGSTESSSAPAATTAAAANEESSTASKVETTPAATTTAASSTTTA